A window from Enterocloster bolteae encodes these proteins:
- a CDS encoding sensor domain-containing diguanylate cyclase codes for MKNNKLFQTNLLVSSILVVGFILTAFFSYRANYRASLENIEQVSSLTAEGIYYQLKAMLTKPVNISLTMSHDSLLVDHLLAENSRMDALDFAETTKTYLETYQKKYGFDSVFLISANSGRYYNFNGLDRVMEKGDPENEWYYELLGNDLEYSLNVDNDQVEGADNRITVFVNCKVTAPDGAVIGIVGVGIQIDYLEELLQEYEDSYGNQASLINQDGFIEISTTYNGYEKKDWFGVYGQEHIREQVLDFRESDNSMEFWTDTGPKEGKRSFIVERYIPELSWYLLVEQNTGPIVEAMNRQLYQTGFILTVVILTVLIVITAVIRKYSSQVTELVEERQALFKKATEQLYDSIYELNLTKNSYVGKQTEEYFKSLGAGGLPFDQGLCVIAREQIKEEFREGYVSMFTPENAIREYNAGNNHLQYDFMISQNGEDYHWIRVETFLFYSEEDSSVHMFSYRRNIDAEKKREWQAAIDEMTKLLSKKATERLIDKQLSESPDKMYAFFIFDIDEFKMVNDRYGHSFGDFCICSFSDILKSHFREGDILGRIGGDEFAAFIQVSDTECVEEKVKILSSALHTVIGRGDIRCSVTASIGIALYPRDGANFEDLYQQADRALYETKQRGKDGFTIVS; via the coding sequence ATGAAAAACAATAAGTTGTTTCAGACGAACCTGTTAGTCAGCAGTATACTGGTGGTAGGATTTATCCTTACAGCGTTTTTCAGCTACCGCGCCAATTACCGTGCATCATTAGAGAACATAGAACAAGTATCCTCCCTGACAGCGGAGGGAATTTATTACCAGCTGAAGGCAATGCTTACAAAGCCGGTGAACATTTCGCTGACAATGTCTCATGACAGCCTTTTGGTGGACCATCTTCTTGCAGAAAACAGCCGTATGGATGCTTTGGATTTTGCGGAGACTACAAAAACGTATCTGGAGACATACCAGAAGAAATATGGCTTTGATTCCGTGTTCCTGATATCCGCAAATTCCGGCCGCTACTATAATTTTAATGGCCTTGACCGTGTAATGGAAAAAGGGGATCCGGAAAACGAATGGTATTATGAACTTCTTGGCAATGATTTGGAGTATTCCCTTAACGTGGATAATGACCAGGTAGAGGGAGCGGATAACAGGATAACTGTCTTTGTGAATTGCAAGGTTACTGCGCCGGACGGGGCGGTGATTGGCATCGTGGGAGTGGGAATTCAGATAGATTATCTGGAAGAGCTGCTGCAGGAATATGAAGACAGCTATGGCAATCAGGCCAGCCTGATTAACCAGGATGGTTTTATAGAGATATCCACCACCTATAATGGATATGAAAAGAAGGACTGGTTTGGAGTATATGGCCAGGAACATATACGGGAACAGGTACTTGATTTCCGGGAGTCGGATAACAGTATGGAATTCTGGACTGATACAGGTCCAAAGGAAGGAAAGAGAAGCTTTATTGTGGAGCGGTATATTCCGGAGCTCTCCTGGTATCTGCTTGTGGAACAGAATACCGGACCCATTGTGGAGGCCATGAACCGCCAGCTTTATCAGACTGGTTTTATACTGACTGTGGTAATTCTCACTGTTCTGATTGTCATTACTGCTGTAATCCGGAAGTACAGCAGCCAGGTGACGGAGCTGGTTGAGGAGCGGCAGGCTCTTTTTAAAAAGGCCACGGAACAGCTTTACGACAGTATTTACGAATTGAATCTGACAAAGAACAGCTATGTGGGGAAACAGACAGAGGAATACTTTAAGAGTCTGGGAGCCGGAGGGCTTCCCTTTGACCAGGGATTGTGTGTCATTGCCCGGGAACAAATTAAAGAGGAGTTCCGGGAAGGCTATGTTTCCATGTTTACCCCGGAAAATGCCATCCGGGAGTATAACGCCGGAAATAACCATCTTCAGTATGACTTTATGATTTCGCAGAACGGTGAGGATTATCATTGGATTCGTGTAGAAACCTTCCTGTTTTATTCGGAAGAAGACAGTTCCGTCCACATGTTCTCTTACCGGAGAAACATAGATGCGGAAAAGAAACGGGAGTGGCAGGCTGCTATTGATGAAATGACAAAGCTTCTTTCCAAAAAGGCAACCGAGCGTCTGATTGATAAACAGCTGTCTGAGAGTCCGGACAAAATGTATGCGTTTTTTATTTTTGATATTGATGAATTCAAGATGGTAAATGACAGGTACGGCCATTCTTTTGGAGATTTCTGCATCTGCAGTTTTTCAGATATCCTTAAGAGTCATTTCAGGGAAGGGGATATCCTTGGCAGGATTGGCGGCGATGAATTCGCGGCGTTTATTCAGGTATCGGATACGGAATGTGTAGAAGAAAAAGTAAAGATTCTCTCCTCCGCCCTCCATACGGTAATTGGAAGGGGAGACATAAGATGCAGTGTCACGGCCAGCATCGGTATTGCCCTATACCCCAGGGACGGGGCAAACTTTGAGGATTTATACCAGCAGGCTGACCGTGCCCTTTATGAGACAAAGCAGCGGGGGAAGGACGGGTTTACCATTGTTTCTTAG
- a CDS encoding putative bifunctional diguanylate cyclase/phosphodiesterase, translating into MKRFFRGGLISLFILLFLFGSITIQTVIQTQTNGRLINYVGIVRGASQRLIKLELSGQPDDDMIAYLDSILLELQGGEATYGLPSPDDPAYQRDLAKLELMWSQVKDEISAYRSGSADSSRLLSLSEDFFEQANHTVFSADAYSARQMRFLLTGCLVMMGVMSLTWIFILWANSKNLLKLEVQNEQLNDLASRDTLTGVYLFSAFKEKAQQLLDTRPEKFAVVYTDFSDFKYINDVFGYDYGDLLLSQYGKLLLKGLHEYELCGRVSADNFVLLLHYNEKSEIAARQADADYEILRFMHTAHDGQMLPTNCGICCIEDVIESLTIDGLLDRANFARKTVKTGNKQNYVYYDESIRSHLREEKDIENRMLTALENREFTVYYQPKVNLATGKIGCAEALVRWQSQAGAIIPPDRFIPVFERKYMIDRLDQYVYEEVCRWLRSLIDSGRKPLPVSVNVSRLQFYDQNFVDRYVSIRDQYAIPPELLEVEFTESIAFDNTARLLQTVARLKKAGFSCSIDDFGKGYSSLGLLKNLPIDVLKIDSLFFDEGPDQNKDMALVEGIIDMVKKFDIRTVAEGIESMDQVEYLKQIGCDYVQGYVFYRPMPQSDYEALIIQGC; encoded by the coding sequence ATGAAGCGGTTTTTTAGAGGCGGACTGATCTCCCTGTTTATTTTACTTTTCCTGTTCGGCAGTATTACCATTCAAACAGTAATCCAAACCCAGACAAACGGAAGGCTCATCAACTATGTAGGAATTGTCCGCGGTGCCAGCCAGCGGCTCATAAAGTTAGAACTTTCCGGCCAGCCCGATGACGATATGATTGCCTATCTGGACAGCATTCTTCTGGAATTACAGGGCGGAGAGGCCACATATGGTCTTCCTTCACCTGACGATCCGGCCTATCAGAGGGATTTGGCAAAGCTGGAGCTGATGTGGAGTCAGGTAAAGGACGAAATCTCTGCCTACCGCAGCGGGTCCGCTGACAGTTCCAGACTGCTTTCCCTCAGCGAGGACTTTTTTGAACAGGCCAATCATACCGTGTTTTCCGCCGATGCCTACTCAGCCCGGCAGATGCGTTTTCTTCTGACCGGCTGTCTGGTCATGATGGGAGTCATGTCACTCACCTGGATATTTATATTGTGGGCCAACTCTAAAAATCTATTGAAGCTTGAAGTCCAGAATGAACAGCTGAATGATCTGGCATCCCGCGACACTCTTACCGGGGTTTACCTGTTTAGCGCTTTCAAGGAAAAAGCCCAGCAGCTTCTGGACACCAGGCCGGAAAAGTTTGCTGTTGTCTATACTGATTTCTCTGACTTCAAGTATATTAATGATGTGTTCGGCTATGATTACGGCGACCTTCTGCTGTCCCAATACGGAAAACTCCTGCTAAAGGGGCTGCATGAATATGAATTATGCGGCCGTGTATCAGCAGATAACTTTGTACTGCTTCTCCATTACAACGAAAAAAGCGAGATAGCGGCCCGCCAGGCTGACGCGGATTACGAAATTCTCCGCTTTATGCATACGGCCCATGACGGCCAGATGCTCCCCACAAACTGCGGTATCTGCTGCATAGAGGATGTCATAGAGTCACTGACCATCGACGGTCTTCTGGACCGGGCCAATTTTGCCAGAAAAACAGTTAAAACAGGAAACAAGCAGAATTATGTTTATTATGATGAGAGTATCCGCAGCCACCTCAGAGAAGAAAAAGACATAGAAAACAGAATGCTGACTGCCCTTGAAAACAGAGAGTTCACGGTCTATTACCAGCCAAAGGTCAACCTTGCAACAGGAAAAATCGGCTGTGCAGAGGCTTTGGTCCGCTGGCAGTCCCAGGCCGGCGCCATCATTCCTCCGGACCGCTTCATCCCTGTATTCGAGAGAAAATATATGATAGACCGCCTTGACCAGTATGTATATGAAGAGGTCTGCCGTTGGCTCCGGAGTCTGATTGACTCGGGCAGAAAACCCCTTCCCGTGTCTGTCAATGTGTCCCGGCTTCAATTCTATGATCAGAATTTTGTTGACCGGTATGTGAGTATACGCGACCAGTACGCCATTCCCCCAGAGCTTCTTGAGGTGGAATTTACGGAATCCATTGCATTTGACAACACTGCCCGGCTGCTGCAGACAGTAGCCCGGCTTAAAAAGGCAGGCTTCTCCTGCTCAATTGATGATTTTGGAAAAGGTTATTCTTCTCTGGGGCTGCTGAAAAATCTGCCTATTGATGTACTGAAAATTGACAGCTTGTTCTTTGATGAAGGACCGGACCAGAACAAGGATATGGCACTGGTTGAGGGTATTATTGATATGGTGAAAAAATTTGACATCCGCACAGTGGCAGAAGGAATCGAGTCCATGGACCAGGTCGAATATCTGAAGCAGATTGGCTGTGACTATGTACAGGGCTATGTTTTCTACCGCCCCATGCCCCAGTCTGACTATGAAGCACTGATTATACAGGGATGCTGA